The Ooceraea biroi isolate clonal line C1 chromosome 1, Obir_v5.4, whole genome shotgun sequence genome has a window encoding:
- the LOC105280407 gene encoding ATP-dependent Clp protease ATP-binding subunit clpX-like, mitochondrial isoform X2 — protein MSVRCCLISAGRLASSNHVANHVHKIVRVVASRTLTTSGSLAKAPTEPTPPSKDTISSSGASSNGTGGGKKNTLTCPKCGDPCTHVETFVSSTRFVKCEKCHHFFVVLSEIDSKRSLKEALRPEDSKQGFYRKPPPPPKKIFEYLNRHVVGQEYAKKVLSVAVYNHYKRIYNNLPVQNSQTQTNTNPVGTQETNHPFTHRDLLHISGIGNPFPGVGFQHTVNPGGDQKSTSSQTAPGSAILDSKQHLLKLEKSNILLLGPTGSGKTLLAQTIAQCLDVPFAICDCTTLTQAGYVGEDIESVIAKLLQDANYVVERAQMGIVFLDEVDKIGAIPGIHQLRDVGGEGVQQGMLKMLEGTIVNVPERNSSRKLRGEMLQVDTTNILFVASGAYSGLDRLIARRKSEKYLGFGATPAAESPGRRAATLADVANMSPSTERDNKEKDMLLQQVEARDLIDFGMIPEFVGRFPVLVPFHTLDRDMLTRILTEPKNAIIPQYQMLFSMDKVELTFDIDALNAIASLAMERKTGARGLRAIMESLLLEPMFEVPGSDIVSVHITEQCVKGVEKPQYVKRDDSNEDDIQQAQHVHN, from the exons ATGAGCGTACGTTGTTGCTTGATTAGTGCGGGTCGTCTAGCATCCTCTAACCATGTTGCCAACCATG TGCACAAAATTGTGAGGGTTGTGGCCAGTAGAACCTTGACAACCAGTGGCAGCTTGGCGAAAGCTCCGACTGAGCCTACACCACCTTCCAAAGATACTATCTCGTCGAGCGGGGCCTCTAGTAATGGTACTGGAGGTGGAAAAAAGAACACGCTCACCTGTCCAAAATGTGGAGACCCTTGCACGCACGTTGAGACATTCGTGT CATCTACTAGGTTTGTCAAGTGTGAGAAATGCCATCATTTCTTCGTTGTACTGTCAGAGATTGACTCGAAAAGGAGCTTGAAAGAAGCACTAAGACCGGAAGATAGTAAACAAGGATTTTACAGAAAGCCACCTCCACCtccaaaaaaa atatttgaatatttgaatCGACATGTGGTGGGTCAAGAATATGCCAAAAAGGTGCTGAGCGTTGCCGTTTACAACCATTACAAACGAATCTACAATAATTTGCCAGTACAAAATTCGCAAACGCAGACCAACACTAATCCGGTTGGCACGCAGGAAACAAATCATCCCTTCACTCACAGAG ACCTGCTGCATATATCGGGGATTGGAAACCCGTTTCCAGGAGTCGGATTTCAGCACACTGTTAATCCGGGAGGCGATCAGAAATCGACGAGCAGTCAAACGGCTCCGGGATCGGCTATACTAGATAGCAAGCAGCACCTGCTGAAATTAGAGAAAAGCAACATTTTGCTACTTGGCCCGACGGGCTCTGGGAAAACGTTGCTCGCACAAACTATAGCGCAGTGCCTCGATGTCCCGTTCGCTATTTGTGATTGTACCACCCTGACGCAAGCCGGTTACGTCGGTGAGGACATAGAGAGTGTCATAGCCAAGCTCCTGCAGGACGCCAATTACGTAGTGGAGCGTGCACAGATGGGCATCGTCTTTCTGGACGAGGTCGACAAGATAGGAGCCATTCCCGGTATCCATCAGCTGCGAGACGTGGGTGGGGAAGGTGTGCAGCAGGGAATGCTGAAGATGTTAGAAGGAACGATCGTGAATGTACCAGAAAGGAACAGTTCGAGAAAGTTGCGCGGGGAGATGTTACAAGTGGATACTACGAATATTCTTTTCGTCGCGTCGGGGGCGTACAGTGGTTTGGACAGACTGATCGCGCGGCGCAAGTCGGAAAAATATCTCGGATTTGGCGCGACGCCCGCGGCCGAGAGTCCGGGTAGGCGGGCAGCAACTTTGGCCGACGTCGCCAATATGTCACCTTCAACCGAGAGGgacaataaggagaaggacatGCTTCTGCAACAGGTAGAGGCTAGAGATCTCATCGATTTTGGCATGATACCCGAGTTCGTCGGCAGATTTCCCGTACTCGTGCCTTTCCACACCCTCGACAGGGACATGCTGACGAGAATTCTCACTGAACCGAAAAATGCCATCATTCCTCAGTATCAGATGCTATTTTCAATGGACAAg GTGGAATTGACGTTTGATATTGATGCGTTGAATGCAATTGCCTCTTTGGCAATGGAAAGAAAAACGGGGGCACGTGGTCTGCGTGCGATAATGGAATCTTTACTGTTGGAACCTATGTTCGAGGTACCAGGAAGTGATATAGTATCGGTTCATATAACAGAACAGTGCGTAAAAGGCGTCGAAAAACCACAATACGTTAAACGAGATGATAGCAATGAGGATGATATTCAACAAGCGCAGCATGtacataattaa
- the LOC105280408 gene encoding phosphoglucomutase-2 isoform X2 produces the protein MALQSSVNTGDSNLDVKIIEWLQWNKDPNAEEEVLKYLNNGAVKVLSKLFLKRLEFGTAGLRGRMGPGYSQMNDLVIVQTSQGLTKYLMDTIFDVAHKGVVIGYDGRYNSKRFAELTAAILINNGIKVYLFSEICPTPFIPYTILRHKCAAGIMVTASHNPKDDNGYKVYWENGAQIISPHDKKIQSYILDNLKPLEVSWDVSKVYDSTYYEDPRDDIMNSYYKDLNDKVLYPEVNKNTTLKFTYTAMHGVGYEYMAAAFETANFKPFVTVEEQKLPDPEFPTVKFPNPEEGKSALDLSIKSANKNNSSIILANDPDADRLACAVKTERGEWYVFSGNELGALLGWWMIHTYQVLHPDADLGNTCMLASTVSSKILASMAKKEGFNFEETLTGFKWMGNKAIDLMAEGKTVLFAYEEAIGFMCGSKVLDKDGISAGIRVAELAAYLETVGLTLSDKLQEIYTEYGYHISDNSYWICHEPDTIKMIFERLRNYSGKPDTMTKNNVCNKYVDTAITSLILLPSLFLAVLVIPVVQSLYHLTPFLTDPTEIITQLEYWKENI, from the exons ATGGCTCTTCAAAGTTCAGTAAATACCGGTGACAGCAATTTAGATGTCAAGATCATCGAATGGCTGCAGTGGAATAAG GATCCAAATGCGGAAGAGGAAGTACTTAAATACCTTAACAATGGAGCTGTCAAAGTATTATCAAAGCTATTTCTCAAGAGACTTGAGTTTGGAACCGCCGGTCTTAGAGGCCGCATGGGGCCGGGTTACAGTCAGATGAATGATTTAGTTATTGTACAAACTAGTCAAGGATTAACGAAATATTTGATGGATACAATATTCGACGTGGCACATAAAGGTGTTGTGATAGGATACGATGGTCGCTACAACAGCAAgag GTTTGCAGAATTAACTGCAGCAATTCTCATAAACAATggtattaaagtttatttattttctgagaTCTGTCCGACGCCATTCATACCTTACACCATATTGAGACATAAATGTGCCGCTGGGATTATGGTCACTGCTTCGCACAATCCCAAAGATGACAATGGATACAAAGTTTACTGGGAAAACGGAGCACAAATTATTTCGCCGCACGACAAGAAAATCCAAAGTTACATTCTCGATAATCTGAAGCCACTTGAAGTCTCGTGGGACGTTAGTAAAGTCTATGACAGCACTTACTACGAAGATCCAAGGGATGATATCATGAACAGCTATTATAAAGATCTGAATGACAAAGTCCTGTATCCTGAAGTTAATAAAAACACTACGCTGAAATTTACGTACACCGCAATGCATGGTGTCGGGTATGAATATATGGCTGCTGCATTTGAAACGGCAAACTTCAAG CCGTTCGTAACTGTGGAGGAGCAAAAACTGCCAGATCCCGAATTTCCCACGGTGAAGTTTCCGAATCCCGAGGAAGGGAAAAGTGCTCTTGATCTCAGCATTAAATcggcgaataaaaataattcgtcCATTATACTTGCCAATGATCCCGATGCTGATAGGCTTGCGTGCGCGGTGAAGACAGAGAG AGGGGAATGGTACGTCTTCTCTGGAAACGAACTCGGAGCGCTACTGGGCTGGTGGATGATTCACACTTATCAAGTGTTACATCCCGATGCTGATTTGGGCAATACATGCATGTTAGCATCGACCGTTTCCAGCAAGATTCTAGCTTCGATGGCTAAAAAGGAAGGTTTTAACTTCGAG GAAACTCTGACCGGCTTTAAGTGGATGGGTAACAAAGCTATAGATTTAATGGCGGAAGGGAAAACCGTCTTGTTCGCGTATGAAGAGGCCATAGGTTTTATGTGCGGCTCTAAAGTGTTGGATAAGGACGGTATCAGTGCAGGTATACGCGTTGCGGAACTGGCGGCTTATCTTGAGACGGTGGGGCTGACTTTATCAGATAAATTGCAAGAAATATACACAGA aTACGGTTATCATATCAGCGACAACTCCTATTGGATATGCCACGAACCAGATAccattaaaatgatatttgagCGATTGAGGAATTATTCTGGCAAACCAGATACA ATGACAAAGAACAATGTCTGCAACAAGTATGTAGATACGGCTATCACGTCATTGATACTTTTGCCTTCCCTGTTTCTTGCCGTTTTGGTTATTCCGGTAGTACAGTCATTATATCATCTTACGCCATTTCTTACGGATCCTACAGAAATaat taCCCAACTGGAATATtggaaggaaaatatataa
- the LOC105280409 gene encoding huntingtin-interacting protein 1-related protein has product MTTIPLTDKQLHQLSISIGKAVNATETPVKEKHVRSAIIGTYREKSGSIFWTYMLRQPLQENQIVAWKFCHVLHKVLREGHHRVIVDSQRYRGKLEDIGKLWQHLREGYGRLIQLYTRLLITKLDYHKRNPRLPGNLMVTPEELEAIGENDINIYFQMSVEMFDYMDDILNLQHAVFGSLDLSRSNSMTPCGQCRLAPLIPCIQDASQLYDCSVKILFKLHGALPADTLTGHRDRFSKQFHELKSFYNTIKHMQYFKHLIAIPSLPENPPNFLIQSELRTYVTPMVVLPPEASIDAETAIENLIDTSDTGSLTGDQLDSTNTRNGSISPDALVERDSLIDHLYQENNRQRQEFNRLLMEHQQIVAEFRNRVLEVESTLSTKSNEIVTEKQLCQKLMKENTTIAGIIQEVEGKNEVLEEKFKKLKDVYSKLREEHISLIRKKADLDKELGGLKISREQSERRTLKAEERLQELLQGQASVEEETERVTQARKDLEDVRRKLDAVQTENLALLAKIDFITSEKTALEGDLHDLLVQKEELDLRIVNLEIDAERSHNQIKTDANTALFDLVLNAVSEAESILHHAMHAIDNPAISALTCTPDYLGSLLEPTEKSLSDLEEAYSNYISDTTKGKTLIRTAVHGAYFLALYLIYAKSTSNTSTDIGLADRFADECKQLGSQGLIMLSYIKEKSSMTVVQIANVKSQLQKISSLVNTLSTTQNNVEIIGSLVENELQSMDKAIEEAVARIQDMLDKSRAADSGLKLKVNEQILDSCTELMKYIRQLVQKSRLLQKEIVEQGRGTASATEFYKRNHQWSEGLISAAKAIAMGANFLLEAADKVVAGNGKFEQLVVASQGIAASTAQLVVASRVKAERNSTNLTELSRASREVTQATANVVATAKSCNHLVEENEDLDMSNLSLHQAKRLEMEAQVRILELEQALETERLRLAALRRYHYQLDGENEA; this is encoded by the exons ATGACCACTATACCACTGACTGATAAGCAGCTTCATCAATTG aGTATTAGCATTGGGAAGGCTGTAAATGCAACAGAAACTCCTGTAAAGGAGAAACATGTACGAA GTGCTATTATCGGTACATATCGAGAAAAGAGTGGATCCATTTTTTGGACGTACATGTTGAGACAGCCGTTACAAGAGAATCAAATTGTTGCATGGAAATTTTGCCACGTCCTGCACAAAGTGTTGCGTGAGGGGCATCATAGAGTTATCGTCGATTCTCAGCGATATCGTGGTAAATTGGAAGACATCGGGAAGCTTTGGCAACATCTTCGAGAGGGCTATGGCCGCCTCATACAGCTGTACACAAGACTATTAATAACTAAGTTAGATTATCACAAGCGAAATCCGCGCTTACCTGGAAACTTGATGGTAACGCCAGAAGAGCTAGAGGCCATTGGAGAAAATGATATCAACATATA CTTCCAGATGTCTGTTGAAATGTTTGATTACATGGATGACATATTGAATTTGCAACATGCAG TTTTTGGTTCTTTGGACTTGTCACGATCCAATTCGATGACACCGTGTGGGCAGTGTCGACTTGCACCTTTGATCCCATGCATACAGGACGCTTCGCAACTGTACGATTGTTCCGTGAAGATTTTGTTTAAACTACATGGCGCGCTTCCCGCGGACACGTTAACCGGACATCGTGACAGATTCTCGAAGCAGTTCCACGAGTTGAAGAGCTTCTATAATACTATCAAGCATATGCAGTACTTTAAGCATTTGATAGCAATACCTTCATTGCCCGAG aatccacctaactttttaatacaatCTGAATTGAGGACGTACGTCACGCCAATGGTGGTGCTTCCACCCGAGGCGTCCATAGATGCCGAGACTGCCATAGAGAACCTTATTGACACGTCTGACACGGGATCACTAACGGGCGACCAATTAGATTCTACGAATACACGAAACGGCTCGATATCACCTGACGCTCTTGTAGAAAG AGACAGTCTCATTGATCACCTTTACCAAGAAAATAATCGTCAAAGGCAGGAATTTAATCGTCTGCTGATGGAACATCAACAAATAGTAGCAGAGTTTAGAAATCGCGTTCTAGAGGTGGAATCAACTCTTTCTACTAAA AGCAACGAAATCGTGACAGAGAAACAACTTTGCCAGAAATTGATGAAGGAAAATACAACTATAGCGGGAATAATTCAAGAAGTAGAAG GAAAAAATGAAGTCTTGGAGGAGAAGTTTAAAAAGCTCAAGGACGTTTACTCGAAACTGAGAGAAGAACATATCAGTCTAATCCGAAAg aaagcTGATCTAGACAAAGAACTGGGAGGATTGAAGATATCGCGAGAACAGTCGGAGCGTCGCACGTTGAAAGCTGAGGAACGATTGCAAGAATTGCTACAGGGACAGGCATCGGTAGaagaagaaacagagagagtaACGCAAGCGCGAAAAGATTTAGAGGATGTAAGGAGGAAGCTTGATGCTGTCCAAACCGAAAATTTG GCGTTACTAGcgaaaatagattttattacGTCTGAAAAAACTGCTTTGGAAGGAGACCTTCATGACTTGTTGGTGCAGAAGGAGGAGCTGGATTTACGAATAGTGAATTTGGAGATCGACGCCGAACGGTCCCACAATCAGATAAAGACAGACGCTAACACGGCTTTGTTCGATTTAGTGC TGAACGCTGTATCGGAAGCCGAATCTATTTTACACCATGCGATGCACGCGATTGATAATCCAGCGATATCAGCGCTAACTTGTACACCCGATTATCTCGGGAGTTTATTGGAACCGACAGAAAAATCGTTAAGTGATCTAGAGGAGGCGTACAGTAATTATATATCTGATACAACGAAAGGGAAAACACTAATTCGCACTGCTGTGCACGGTGCATATTTTCTTGCTCTCTATTTGATATATGCAAAATCTACTTCGAATACCTCGACGGATATTGGTCTAGCCGACA GATTTGCCGATGAATGTAAACAACTAGGCTCGCAAGGTTTAATTATGTTAAGTTATATCAAAGAAAAGTCGTCAATGACCGTGGTACAAATTGCGAATGTCAAAAGTCAGTTGCAAAAGATTTCGTCTCTTGTAAATACATTGTCGACTACGCAGAACAATGTGGAAATTATTGGAAGTTTAGTAGAAAATGAGTTACAGAGTATGGATAAAGCTATAGAGGAAGCGGTTGCACGAATACAG GATATGTTAGATAAGTCTCGCGCAGCAGATTCAGGTTTGAAACTGAAAGTGAACGAACAGATCTTGGATTCCTGCACGGAACTGATGAAATATATAAGACAGTTAGTGCAAAAGTCTCGCTTGCTGCAGAAAGAAATTGTCGAACAAGGAAGG GGAACTGCTTCGGCTACGGAGTTTTACAAACGCAATCATCAGTGGTCCGAAGGCCTTATTTCGGCAGCGAAAGCGATTGCTATGGGTGCGAACTTTTTGTT GGAAGCAGCTGATAAAGTTGTAGCGGGCAACGGTAAATTTGAGCAATTAGTCGTCGCCTCGCAAGGAATTGCCGCGTCTACCGCGCAATTAGTGGTTGCCAGTAGGGTCAAGGCTGAAAGAAACAGCACTAATTTGACTGAACTCTCGAGAGCTTCGAGAGAAGTGACCCAAGCGACGGCAAACGTTGTAGCAACTGCTAAGAGTTGCAACCATCTTGTCGAGGAAAATG AAGATCTAGATATGTCTAACTTGAGCTTGCATCAAGCTAAGCGACTGGAGATGGAGGCGCAAGTGCGAATCTTAGAATTGGAGCAGGCTTTAGAAACTGAAAGATTACGTCTAGCTGCTCTTCGACGTTATCATTATCAGCTTGATGGTGAGAACGAAGCATAA
- the LOC105280407 gene encoding ATP-dependent Clp protease ATP-binding subunit clpX-like, mitochondrial isoform X1 codes for MSVRCCLISAGRLASSNHVANHVHKIVRVVASRTLTTSGSLAKAPTEPTPPSKDTISSSGASSNGTGGGKKNTLTCPKCGDPCTHVETFVSSTRFVKCEKCHHFFVVLSEIDSKRSLKEALRPEDSKQGFYRKPPPPPKKIFEYLNRHVVGQEYAKKVLSVAVYNHYKRIYNNLPVQNSQTQTNTNPVGTQETNHPFTHRGLKPHLLHISGIGNPFPGVGFQHTVNPGGDQKSTSSQTAPGSAILDSKQHLLKLEKSNILLLGPTGSGKTLLAQTIAQCLDVPFAICDCTTLTQAGYVGEDIESVIAKLLQDANYVVERAQMGIVFLDEVDKIGAIPGIHQLRDVGGEGVQQGMLKMLEGTIVNVPERNSSRKLRGEMLQVDTTNILFVASGAYSGLDRLIARRKSEKYLGFGATPAAESPGRRAATLADVANMSPSTERDNKEKDMLLQQVEARDLIDFGMIPEFVGRFPVLVPFHTLDRDMLTRILTEPKNAIIPQYQMLFSMDKVELTFDIDALNAIASLAMERKTGARGLRAIMESLLLEPMFEVPGSDIVSVHITEQCVKGVEKPQYVKRDDSNEDDIQQAQHVHN; via the exons ATGAGCGTACGTTGTTGCTTGATTAGTGCGGGTCGTCTAGCATCCTCTAACCATGTTGCCAACCATG TGCACAAAATTGTGAGGGTTGTGGCCAGTAGAACCTTGACAACCAGTGGCAGCTTGGCGAAAGCTCCGACTGAGCCTACACCACCTTCCAAAGATACTATCTCGTCGAGCGGGGCCTCTAGTAATGGTACTGGAGGTGGAAAAAAGAACACGCTCACCTGTCCAAAATGTGGAGACCCTTGCACGCACGTTGAGACATTCGTGT CATCTACTAGGTTTGTCAAGTGTGAGAAATGCCATCATTTCTTCGTTGTACTGTCAGAGATTGACTCGAAAAGGAGCTTGAAAGAAGCACTAAGACCGGAAGATAGTAAACAAGGATTTTACAGAAAGCCACCTCCACCtccaaaaaaa atatttgaatatttgaatCGACATGTGGTGGGTCAAGAATATGCCAAAAAGGTGCTGAGCGTTGCCGTTTACAACCATTACAAACGAATCTACAATAATTTGCCAGTACAAAATTCGCAAACGCAGACCAACACTAATCCGGTTGGCACGCAGGAAACAAATCATCCCTTCACTCACAGAGGTCTTAAACCAC ACCTGCTGCATATATCGGGGATTGGAAACCCGTTTCCAGGAGTCGGATTTCAGCACACTGTTAATCCGGGAGGCGATCAGAAATCGACGAGCAGTCAAACGGCTCCGGGATCGGCTATACTAGATAGCAAGCAGCACCTGCTGAAATTAGAGAAAAGCAACATTTTGCTACTTGGCCCGACGGGCTCTGGGAAAACGTTGCTCGCACAAACTATAGCGCAGTGCCTCGATGTCCCGTTCGCTATTTGTGATTGTACCACCCTGACGCAAGCCGGTTACGTCGGTGAGGACATAGAGAGTGTCATAGCCAAGCTCCTGCAGGACGCCAATTACGTAGTGGAGCGTGCACAGATGGGCATCGTCTTTCTGGACGAGGTCGACAAGATAGGAGCCATTCCCGGTATCCATCAGCTGCGAGACGTGGGTGGGGAAGGTGTGCAGCAGGGAATGCTGAAGATGTTAGAAGGAACGATCGTGAATGTACCAGAAAGGAACAGTTCGAGAAAGTTGCGCGGGGAGATGTTACAAGTGGATACTACGAATATTCTTTTCGTCGCGTCGGGGGCGTACAGTGGTTTGGACAGACTGATCGCGCGGCGCAAGTCGGAAAAATATCTCGGATTTGGCGCGACGCCCGCGGCCGAGAGTCCGGGTAGGCGGGCAGCAACTTTGGCCGACGTCGCCAATATGTCACCTTCAACCGAGAGGgacaataaggagaaggacatGCTTCTGCAACAGGTAGAGGCTAGAGATCTCATCGATTTTGGCATGATACCCGAGTTCGTCGGCAGATTTCCCGTACTCGTGCCTTTCCACACCCTCGACAGGGACATGCTGACGAGAATTCTCACTGAACCGAAAAATGCCATCATTCCTCAGTATCAGATGCTATTTTCAATGGACAAg GTGGAATTGACGTTTGATATTGATGCGTTGAATGCAATTGCCTCTTTGGCAATGGAAAGAAAAACGGGGGCACGTGGTCTGCGTGCGATAATGGAATCTTTACTGTTGGAACCTATGTTCGAGGTACCAGGAAGTGATATAGTATCGGTTCATATAACAGAACAGTGCGTAAAAGGCGTCGAAAAACCACAATACGTTAAACGAGATGATAGCAATGAGGATGATATTCAACAAGCGCAGCATGtacataattaa
- the LOC105280408 gene encoding phosphoglucomutase-2 isoform X1, protein MALQSSVNTGDSNLDVKIIEWLQWNKDPNAEEEVLKYLNNGAVKVLSKLFLKRLEFGTAGLRGRMGPGYSQMNDLVIVQTSQGLTKYLMDTIFDVAHKGVVIGYDGRYNSKRFAELTAAILINNGIKVYLFSEICPTPFIPYTILRHKCAAGIMVTASHNPKDDNGYKVYWENGAQIISPHDKKIQSYILDNLKPLEVSWDVSKVYDSTYYEDPRDDIMNSYYKDLNDKVLYPEVNKNTTLKFTYTAMHGVGYEYMAAAFETANFKPFVTVEEQKLPDPEFPTVKFPNPEEGKSALDLSIKSANKNNSSIILANDPDADRLACAVKTERGEWYVFSGNELGALLGWWMIHTYQVLHPDADLGNTCMLASTVSSKILASMAKKEGFNFEETLTGFKWMGNKAIDLMAEGKTVLFAYEEAIGFMCGSKVLDKDGISAGIRVAELAAYLETVGLTLSDKLQEIYTEYGYHISDNSYWICHEPDTIKMIFERLRNYSGKPDTYPTGILEGKYIITGIRDLTTGYDNTKPDNKAVLPVSRSSQMITFTFKNGLVTTLRTSGTEPKIKYYNELCGSPGEDLNKLKGILNEMVRAIVTEFLQPEINGLIAREE, encoded by the exons ATGGCTCTTCAAAGTTCAGTAAATACCGGTGACAGCAATTTAGATGTCAAGATCATCGAATGGCTGCAGTGGAATAAG GATCCAAATGCGGAAGAGGAAGTACTTAAATACCTTAACAATGGAGCTGTCAAAGTATTATCAAAGCTATTTCTCAAGAGACTTGAGTTTGGAACCGCCGGTCTTAGAGGCCGCATGGGGCCGGGTTACAGTCAGATGAATGATTTAGTTATTGTACAAACTAGTCAAGGATTAACGAAATATTTGATGGATACAATATTCGACGTGGCACATAAAGGTGTTGTGATAGGATACGATGGTCGCTACAACAGCAAgag GTTTGCAGAATTAACTGCAGCAATTCTCATAAACAATggtattaaagtttatttattttctgagaTCTGTCCGACGCCATTCATACCTTACACCATATTGAGACATAAATGTGCCGCTGGGATTATGGTCACTGCTTCGCACAATCCCAAAGATGACAATGGATACAAAGTTTACTGGGAAAACGGAGCACAAATTATTTCGCCGCACGACAAGAAAATCCAAAGTTACATTCTCGATAATCTGAAGCCACTTGAAGTCTCGTGGGACGTTAGTAAAGTCTATGACAGCACTTACTACGAAGATCCAAGGGATGATATCATGAACAGCTATTATAAAGATCTGAATGACAAAGTCCTGTATCCTGAAGTTAATAAAAACACTACGCTGAAATTTACGTACACCGCAATGCATGGTGTCGGGTATGAATATATGGCTGCTGCATTTGAAACGGCAAACTTCAAG CCGTTCGTAACTGTGGAGGAGCAAAAACTGCCAGATCCCGAATTTCCCACGGTGAAGTTTCCGAATCCCGAGGAAGGGAAAAGTGCTCTTGATCTCAGCATTAAATcggcgaataaaaataattcgtcCATTATACTTGCCAATGATCCCGATGCTGATAGGCTTGCGTGCGCGGTGAAGACAGAGAG AGGGGAATGGTACGTCTTCTCTGGAAACGAACTCGGAGCGCTACTGGGCTGGTGGATGATTCACACTTATCAAGTGTTACATCCCGATGCTGATTTGGGCAATACATGCATGTTAGCATCGACCGTTTCCAGCAAGATTCTAGCTTCGATGGCTAAAAAGGAAGGTTTTAACTTCGAG GAAACTCTGACCGGCTTTAAGTGGATGGGTAACAAAGCTATAGATTTAATGGCGGAAGGGAAAACCGTCTTGTTCGCGTATGAAGAGGCCATAGGTTTTATGTGCGGCTCTAAAGTGTTGGATAAGGACGGTATCAGTGCAGGTATACGCGTTGCGGAACTGGCGGCTTATCTTGAGACGGTGGGGCTGACTTTATCAGATAAATTGCAAGAAATATACACAGA aTACGGTTATCATATCAGCGACAACTCCTATTGGATATGCCACGAACCAGATAccattaaaatgatatttgagCGATTGAGGAATTATTCTGGCAAACCAGATACA taCCCAACTGGAATATtggaaggaaaatatataataactggCATTCGAGACTTAACAACTGGATATGACAATACAAAACCTGACAATAAAGCAGTTCTGCCTGTATCAAGATCTAGCCAAATGATCACGTTTACATTCAAGAATGGGTTAGTTACTACCTTAAGAACTAGTGGCACAGAACCTAAGATAAAGTACTATAATGAGTTATGCGGATCACCTGGAGA ggacttaaataaattgaaaggCATTCTGAACGAAATGGTAAGAGCTATTGTAACAGAGTTTCTTCAGCCTGAAATTAATGGACTTATTGCCCGCGAggaataa